A DNA window from Ctenopharyngodon idella isolate HZGC_01 chromosome 10, HZGC01, whole genome shotgun sequence contains the following coding sequences:
- the LOC127520846 gene encoding uncharacterized protein LOC127520846 isoform X2: MFQPVFFCLCLWCVVGVFGDTNEIVTKGHPVTLNSDLTEMKDDDVIQWRFGNTLIAEISKRPNRFTVYDDVLDGRFRDRLKLDNQTGSLTITDITMKHDGHYQLKINSVVENFTLIVCDEITVNERGSTTINTSLIKIMDDDVIQWRFGYENTLIAEINKRNHRITVNDDVLDGRFRDRLKLDNQTGSLTITNITTEHAGVYELKINRVRKSFLLTVIGVKSVSVMEGDSVTLNSGLTEMKDDDAIRWKFEKYFIAEINKQDGSITVHDDVPDGRFRDRLKLDNQTGSLTITNTRTEHTGHYEVLNTRMIISFILIVYGDAVSVTEGDSVTLNSDLTEIMDDHQWIQWSFGIEYILIAEINQWANRITVYDGVLDGRFRDRLKLDNQTGSLTITNTTTEHAGVYLLQITGAKDSLKAFRVFVYDSVHCCGSTEAVIRLVLSALVGVATVILLVYDIRSRRAEQDQEQIHTSGSIEI; encoded by the exons ATGTTTCAACCTGTTTtcttctgtttgtgtttgtggtgTGTGGTTG gtGTGTTTGGTGATACAAATGAAATAGTGACAAAGGGACATCCAGTCACTCTAAACTCTGATCTTACTGAAATGAAAGATGATGACGTGATTCAGTGGAGGTTTGGAAACACTTTAATAGCTGAAATCAGTAAACGGCCCAACAGATtcactgtatatgatgatgttcttgatgggagattcagagacagactgaagctggacaatcaaactggatctctgaccatcacagacatcacaatgaaacatgatGGACATTATCAACTGAAGATCAACAGTGTGGTCGAGAATTTCACTCTCATTGTCTGTG ATGAAATAACAGTGAACGAGAGAGGTTCGACCACTATAAACACTAGTCTTATTAAGATAATGGATGATGATGTGATTCAATGGAGATTTGGATATGAAAACACTTTAATAGCTGAAATCAATAAACGGAACCACAGAATCACTGTAAATGATGATGttcttgatgggagattcagagacagactgaagctggacaatcaaactggatctctgaccatcacaaacatcacaacTGAACATGCTGGAGTTTACGAACTTAAGATCAACAGAGTGAGAAAGAGTTTTCTTCTCACTGTCATTG GAGTgaagtcagtgtcagtgatggagggagattcagtcactctaaacTCTGGTCTTACTGAAATGAAGGATGATGATGCAATTCGCTGGAAGtttgaaaaatatttcataGCTGAAATCAATAAACAGGACGGCAGCATCACTGTACATGATGATGTTcctgatgggagattcagagacagactgaagctggacaatcaaactggatctctgaccatcacaaacaccagaactGAGCACACTGGGCATTATGAAGTACTGAACACCCGTATGATTATAAGTTTCATTCTCATTGTGTATG GTGATGCAGTGTCAGTGacggagggagattcagtcactctaaacTCTGATCTTACTGAAATAATGGATGATCATCAGTGGATTCAGTGGAGTTTTGGAATtgaatacattttgatagctGAAATCAATCAATGGGCCAACAGAATCACTGTATATGATGGTGttcttgatgggagattcagagacagactgaagctggacaatcaaactggatctctgaccatcacaaacaccacaACTGAACATGCTGGAGTTTATCTACTACAGATAACTGGAGCAAAAGACTCATTAAAAGCTTTCAGAGTTTTTGTCTATG ACTCTGTCCACTGTTGTGGTTCTACTGAAGCTGTGATCCGATTGGTCCTCTCTGCTCtggtgggcgtggctactgtcaTTCTTCTGGTTTATGACATCAGATCCAGAAGAGCTGAACAAGATCAAGAACAGATTCACACATCAG
- the LOC127520846 gene encoding uncharacterized protein LOC127520846 isoform X1 encodes MFQPVFFCLCLWCVVGVFGDTNEIVTKGHPVTLNSDLTEMKDDDVIQWRFGNTLIAEISKRPNRFTVYDDVLDGRFRDRLKLDNQTGSLTITDITMKHDGHYQLKINSVVENFTLIVCDEITVNERGSTTINTSLIKIMDDDVIQWRFGYENTLIAEINKRNHRITVNDDVLDGRFRDRLKLDNQTGSLTITNITTEHAGVYELKINRVRKSFLLTVIGVKSVSVMEGDSVTLNSGLTEMKDDDAIRWKFEKYFIAEINKQDGSITVHDDVPDGRFRDRLKLDNQTGSLTITNTRTEHTGHYEVLNTRMIISFILIVYGDAVSVTEGDSVTLNSDLTEIMDDHQWIQWSFGIEYILIAEINQWANRITVYDGVLDGRFRDRLKLDNQTGSLTITNTTTEHAGVYLLQITGAKDSLKAFRVFVYDSVHCCGSTEAVIRLVLSALVGVATVILLVYDIRSRRAEQDQEQIHTSERIEI; translated from the exons ATGTTTCAACCTGTTTtcttctgtttgtgtttgtggtgTGTGGTTG gtGTGTTTGGTGATACAAATGAAATAGTGACAAAGGGACATCCAGTCACTCTAAACTCTGATCTTACTGAAATGAAAGATGATGACGTGATTCAGTGGAGGTTTGGAAACACTTTAATAGCTGAAATCAGTAAACGGCCCAACAGATtcactgtatatgatgatgttcttgatgggagattcagagacagactgaagctggacaatcaaactggatctctgaccatcacagacatcacaatgaaacatgatGGACATTATCAACTGAAGATCAACAGTGTGGTCGAGAATTTCACTCTCATTGTCTGTG ATGAAATAACAGTGAACGAGAGAGGTTCGACCACTATAAACACTAGTCTTATTAAGATAATGGATGATGATGTGATTCAATGGAGATTTGGATATGAAAACACTTTAATAGCTGAAATCAATAAACGGAACCACAGAATCACTGTAAATGATGATGttcttgatgggagattcagagacagactgaagctggacaatcaaactggatctctgaccatcacaaacatcacaacTGAACATGCTGGAGTTTACGAACTTAAGATCAACAGAGTGAGAAAGAGTTTTCTTCTCACTGTCATTG GAGTgaagtcagtgtcagtgatggagggagattcagtcactctaaacTCTGGTCTTACTGAAATGAAGGATGATGATGCAATTCGCTGGAAGtttgaaaaatatttcataGCTGAAATCAATAAACAGGACGGCAGCATCACTGTACATGATGATGTTcctgatgggagattcagagacagactgaagctggacaatcaaactggatctctgaccatcacaaacaccagaactGAGCACACTGGGCATTATGAAGTACTGAACACCCGTATGATTATAAGTTTCATTCTCATTGTGTATG GTGATGCAGTGTCAGTGacggagggagattcagtcactctaaacTCTGATCTTACTGAAATAATGGATGATCATCAGTGGATTCAGTGGAGTTTTGGAATtgaatacattttgatagctGAAATCAATCAATGGGCCAACAGAATCACTGTATATGATGGTGttcttgatgggagattcagagacagactgaagctggacaatcaaactggatctctgaccatcacaaacaccacaACTGAACATGCTGGAGTTTATCTACTACAGATAACTGGAGCAAAAGACTCATTAAAAGCTTTCAGAGTTTTTGTCTATG ACTCTGTCCACTGTTGTGGTTCTACTGAAGCTGTGATCCGATTGGTCCTCTCTGCTCtggtgggcgtggctactgtcaTTCTTCTGGTTTATGACATCAGATCCAGAAGAGCTGAACAAGATCAAGAACAGATTCACACATCAG AAAGAATTGAAATCTGA